One Epinephelus moara isolate mb chromosome 20, YSFRI_EMoa_1.0, whole genome shotgun sequence genomic window carries:
- the LOC126408164 gene encoding E3 ubiquitin-protein ligase TRIM47-like isoform X1, with protein MAYSQELFDCSICLQLLEDPVTTACGHSYCMNCIYGFWDVHNNKRRSYSCPQCRQTFKARPVLKRNTLLAELLEAHKGTKNQNAAAAAAAAEDDDTFAAPGDVQCDACTERKRKASMFCLVCLASYCEIHLKPHFEVPPLKKHSLIKASARVKESICVSHDKLLEIYCRTDQQFICLLCVMDEHRGHDTVAVAAEKCDMQKQLERTKQEIADRVLNSERKMAQLRGAANFIRDAAWEACDEAERLCVERILLFVHSVERKRAEMREKVGEAEKAGVDWTNNHLRQLEREVSELRRREETLDQLALTEDPVQFLQGFQALGDLPVFTDSQDGLDMLSDFVTAQTDNLKKMCDKEKKELFSHCEDNLLSKMPQLREEIPSRRYLLTRCKNSTVEVDANTVAACLCLSDKNREISWGERDQAHPDHPDRFTLLHQALCKNSLTGIHYWEVEWDGGIVDLAVSYKGITRKGSGKDCCFGHNDLSWKLTCTSSGCKFWHNNLHKGQIPPVLSRRVGIHLDYEAGTLAFYSVSDTLTQLHQVRTTFTEPLYPGFSVDLGATLKICKM; from the exons ATGGCCTATAGTCAGGAATTGTTCGACTGCTCCATTTGTTTACAGCTACTGGAGGATCCAGTGACGACGGCCTGTGGACACAGTTACTGTATGAACTGCATCTATGGCTTCTGGGATGTACATAATAACAAAAGAAGGAGTTACAGCTGCCCTCAGTGCAGGCAGACCTTCAAGGCGAGGCCTGTTCTGAAGAGGAACACACTTCTGGCTGAGCTGTTGGAGGCACACAAAGGgacaaaaaatcaaaatgctgctgctgctgctgctgctgctgaggatgaTGACACCTTTGCTGCACCTGGTGATGTGCAATGTGATGCTtgcacagaaagaaaaagaaaagcttcCATGTTCTGTCTTGTGTGTTTGGCTTCGTACTGTGAGATCCATCTGAAGCCTCACTTTGAGGTGCCACCGCTGAAAAAACACAGTCTGATTAAAGCCTCTGCAAGAGTCAAAGAAAGCATCTGTGTTAGTCATGACAAACTTCTGGAGATCTACTGCCGCACGGATCAGCAGTTCATatgcctgctgtgtgtgatggATGAACACAGAGGCCATGATACGGTGGCAGTGGCAGCAGAAAAGTGTGATATGCAG AAACAACTGGAACGGACTAAACAGGAAATTGCAGACAGAGTGCTGAATTCAGAGAGGAAAATGGCACAGCTGAGGGGGGCTGCAAACTTTATAAGA GATGCTGCATGGGAGGCGTGTGATGAAGCTGAGCGACTGTGTGTGGAACGCATCCTTCTTTTCGTCCACTCTGTGGAGAGGAAGCGTGCTGAGATGAGAGAGAAGGTCGGAGAGGCAGAGAAAGCTGGAGTGGACTGGACCAACAATCATCTCAGGCAGCTGGAGCGTGAAGTgtcagagctgaggaggagagaggagacactCGACCAGCTTGCTCTAACAGAGGACCCTGTTCAGTTTCTGCag GGTTTCCAGGCCCTGGGTGACCTCCCTGTGTTCACAGACTCACAGGATGGACTTGACATGCTGTCAGACTTTGTCACTGCACAGACAGATAACCTGAAGAAAatgtgtgacaaagaaaagaaagaattgttcagtcattgtgaaGATAATCTGT TGTCAAAAATGCCACAGTTGCGTGAGGAAATACCATCGAGGAGATACCTTTTGACCAGATGTAAGA ACTCCACGGTGGAGGTGGATGCCAACACAGTAGCTGCATGTCTCTGCTTGTCtgacaaaaacagagagataTCGTGGGGTGAGAGGGACCAGGCTCACCCTGATCACCCCGACAGATTCACCCTCCTTCACCaggctctgtgcaaaaataGCCTCACAGGCATCCACtactgggaggtggagtggGATGGTGGCATTGTGGATTTGGCCGTGTCGTACAAAGGCATTACAAGAAAGGGTTCAGGGAAAGATTGCTGTTTTGGCCACAATGATCTttcctggaaattaacctgcaCTTCGTCCGGCTGCAAGTTTTGGCACAATAATCTCCACAAAGGCCAAATTCCCCCGGTTCTCTCCCGCAGAGTGGGCATACATCTGGATTACGAAGCAGGAACACTGGCCTTCTACAGTGTGTCTGACACATTGACACAGCTGCACCAGGTCAGGACCACCTTCACTGAACCGCTCTATCCTGGGTTCTCTGTTGATTTGGGAGCAACACTGAAAATATGCAAGATGTAA
- the LOC126408164 gene encoding E3 ubiquitin/ISG15 ligase TRIM25-like isoform X2 has translation MAYSQELFDCSICLQLLEDPVTTACGHSYCMNCIYGFWDVHNNKRRSYSCPQCRQTFKARPVLKRNTLLAELLEAHKGTKNQNAAAAAAAAEDDDTFAAPGDVQCDACTERKRKASMFCLVCLASYCEIHLKPHFEVPPLKKHSLIKASARVKESICVSHDKLLEIYCRTDQQFICLLCVMDEHRGHDTVAVAAEKCDMQKQLERTKQEIADRVLNSERKMAQLRGAANFIRDAAWEACDEAERLCVERILLFVHSVERKRAEMREKVGEAEKAGVDWTNNHLRQLEREVSELRRREETLDQLALTEDPVQFLQGFQALGDLPVFTDSQDGLDMLSDFVTAQTDNLKKMCDKEKKELFSHCEDNLLSKMPQLREEIPSRRYLLTRYSTVEVDANTVAACLCLSDKNREISWGERDQAHPDHPDRFTLLHQALCKNSLTGIHYWEVEWDGGIVDLAVSYKGITRKGSGKDCCFGHNDLSWKLTCTSSGCKFWHNNLHKGQIPPVLSRRVGIHLDYEAGTLAFYSVSDTLTQLHQVRTTFTEPLYPGFSVDLGATLKICKM, from the exons ATGGCCTATAGTCAGGAATTGTTCGACTGCTCCATTTGTTTACAGCTACTGGAGGATCCAGTGACGACGGCCTGTGGACACAGTTACTGTATGAACTGCATCTATGGCTTCTGGGATGTACATAATAACAAAAGAAGGAGTTACAGCTGCCCTCAGTGCAGGCAGACCTTCAAGGCGAGGCCTGTTCTGAAGAGGAACACACTTCTGGCTGAGCTGTTGGAGGCACACAAAGGgacaaaaaatcaaaatgctgctgctgctgctgctgctgctgaggatgaTGACACCTTTGCTGCACCTGGTGATGTGCAATGTGATGCTtgcacagaaagaaaaagaaaagcttcCATGTTCTGTCTTGTGTGTTTGGCTTCGTACTGTGAGATCCATCTGAAGCCTCACTTTGAGGTGCCACCGCTGAAAAAACACAGTCTGATTAAAGCCTCTGCAAGAGTCAAAGAAAGCATCTGTGTTAGTCATGACAAACTTCTGGAGATCTACTGCCGCACGGATCAGCAGTTCATatgcctgctgtgtgtgatggATGAACACAGAGGCCATGATACGGTGGCAGTGGCAGCAGAAAAGTGTGATATGCAG AAACAACTGGAACGGACTAAACAGGAAATTGCAGACAGAGTGCTGAATTCAGAGAGGAAAATGGCACAGCTGAGGGGGGCTGCAAACTTTATAAGA GATGCTGCATGGGAGGCGTGTGATGAAGCTGAGCGACTGTGTGTGGAACGCATCCTTCTTTTCGTCCACTCTGTGGAGAGGAAGCGTGCTGAGATGAGAGAGAAGGTCGGAGAGGCAGAGAAAGCTGGAGTGGACTGGACCAACAATCATCTCAGGCAGCTGGAGCGTGAAGTgtcagagctgaggaggagagaggagacactCGACCAGCTTGCTCTAACAGAGGACCCTGTTCAGTTTCTGCag GGTTTCCAGGCCCTGGGTGACCTCCCTGTGTTCACAGACTCACAGGATGGACTTGACATGCTGTCAGACTTTGTCACTGCACAGACAGATAACCTGAAGAAAatgtgtgacaaagaaaagaaagaattgttcagtcattgtgaaGATAATCTGT TGTCAAAAATGCCACAGTTGCGTGAGGAAATACCATCGAGGAGATACCTTTTGACCAGAT ACTCCACGGTGGAGGTGGATGCCAACACAGTAGCTGCATGTCTCTGCTTGTCtgacaaaaacagagagataTCGTGGGGTGAGAGGGACCAGGCTCACCCTGATCACCCCGACAGATTCACCCTCCTTCACCaggctctgtgcaaaaataGCCTCACAGGCATCCACtactgggaggtggagtggGATGGTGGCATTGTGGATTTGGCCGTGTCGTACAAAGGCATTACAAGAAAGGGTTCAGGGAAAGATTGCTGTTTTGGCCACAATGATCTttcctggaaattaacctgcaCTTCGTCCGGCTGCAAGTTTTGGCACAATAATCTCCACAAAGGCCAAATTCCCCCGGTTCTCTCCCGCAGAGTGGGCATACATCTGGATTACGAAGCAGGAACACTGGCCTTCTACAGTGTGTCTGACACATTGACACAGCTGCACCAGGTCAGGACCACCTTCACTGAACCGCTCTATCCTGGGTTCTCTGTTGATTTGGGAGCAACACTGAAAATATGCAAGATGTAA